Proteins encoded by one window of Prevotella nigrescens:
- a CDS encoding Hsp20/alpha crystallin family protein, whose protein sequence is MYKNSWLPEVFNDFFYNNNMPKANATAPAINVLENENEYTVELAAPGLRKEDFDISINNDGDLVIKMEKKNEVKDEKAHYLRREFAYSKYEQTLILPDDVNKDEVGAKMNDGVLNITLPKLNKSVQKVARQIEVG, encoded by the coding sequence ATGTATAAGAATTCATGGTTGCCGGAAGTATTCAACGACTTCTTCTACAACAACAATATGCCTAAGGCAAATGCAACTGCACCAGCTATCAACGTATTAGAGAACGAAAACGAATATACTGTAGAGCTGGCTGCACCAGGCTTGAGAAAGGAAGACTTCGACATTAGCATTAATAACGACGGAGACTTAGTTATTAAGATGGAGAAGAAAAACGAAGTGAAAGACGAGAAAGCACACTACTTGCGCAGAGAGTTTGCATACAGCAAATACGAGCAGACGCTTATTTTGCCAGACGACGTGAATAAAGACGAGGTTGGTGCAAAGATGAATGATGGCGTGCTGAACATTACTCTTCCGAAGCTAAACAAGAGCGTTCAGAAAGTAGCAAGACAAATTGAGGTTGGTTAA